AATAGAAATAAAAAAACTACAAATAACTATAATTGATAGAATTTAGCATAGATTAATCGAATCTATAATTTTCTAAATTACCATTTTCATCATAGATTACTTTAACGCTGAATATTTTATCAGATTGGTCTAGTACATATGGGAGGAAAAGTAAATCACCCTCCCATAGATTTAAATTCATGATTTCATCTACTGGTATCCATTGCAAAACACCCTCAGATGTAATAATTGTTTCAGTTGTTTCTGTATCTGCTCTATATACAAAGATATAATCAGTTTCTTTATTTGGGTAAACAAAAGTAACTATACCTTGCAAAATTATTTCATCAATAGAAATACCAGTCTCTTCTTTGATTTCACGAAGTGCCGCTTCATGCGGAGTTTCACCAAGTTCTAAATGACCGCCTACACCTAGCCACTTACCTTCGTTAAAATCATTTAACTCTTTAACTCTATGTAGCATTAAGATCTTGTTTTGATTTCGTATATAAGTAACAGTTGTTAAAGCCATATTAATTACCTCCGCTATTTAATATTAACAAAAGCACCTAAGAAAATAATTAAAAAAGCAAAAACTCTTATTTAAGAGCCTTATTTGATTTATAATATCATTAAATGTTAGACATTCATTAATAACATTGCATTCGAGAGAAGCGATAGGAGGTTGAGAATGTTAGAAAGAGATTTAAGAAAGCAAAAGCTAGAGAAGTTAACTTTATTTTCAGTTTTAACAGCTATTCAATTGCTTTTATTTTTTACACCATTAGGATTTTTACCTATTGGAGCATTATCATTAACAACATTACATTTGCCAGTAATTATAGTAAGCGTTATTTTGGGTCCAGTTTATGGTCTGGCATCAGGCTTTATATTTGGACTTTTAAGCTTTTTGAGAAACACATTCGCTCCAGGTTTAACTAGTTTCGTATTTTCACCTTTTATTAGTTATGGAATTATACGTGGAAATTTTTGGAGCTTAGTAATTTGTTTTGTGCCAAGAATGCTTTTAGGTTTAATCCCGGCAGCATTATTAAAACTATTTAATTTGCGCAATAAAAGAAGATATTCTAAGTCATGGAAAGCTGCTATAGTTGCTTTTTCGGCAACTTTTGCACATACATTTCTAGTATTATCAGGAATTTTTCTTTTCTTTGGTGATGCCTATGCAAGTGTACTGAATAAGACAAAAGATGCTATATTTGTACTTCTAGGTACAACTATTTTTACAAATGGAGTTCTTGAGGCATTCTTAGCCGCATTTGTTCTATTTGCATTTACCAAGATTTATTACGAATATTTAAGAAAGGAAGATAATTATGGCTAATATTTTACTTGGGATTTCAGGTGGAATCGCTATTTTTAAAGTGGCACAACTCGTAAGTAATTTAAGTAAAAAACATCAAGTTAAGGTAATTATGACTGACAATGCTCTTAAGTTTATGAGTACAGAGGTTTTTGAAGCCTTGACAAAGAATAAAGTTTATACAGATGTTTTCTCACCTTATATTGAAGATGAAGAATATAAAATATCCCACATAGAACTTGCTAAGTGGGCAGATGTTTTTGTTTTAGCGCCTGCCACAGGGAATCTTATTGGAAAAATGGCAAGTGGTATTGCAGATGATCTGCTTTCTACATGCTTATTAGCAAGTAGAAGTCCAATACTATTATGTCCAGCAATGAATACTTATATGTTAAATAATCCAGCAACAAGAGAGAACTTGGAAAAGTTGATTCAAAGAGAAGTTAATGTTATGGAAACAGAGAGTGGAGACCTTGCCTGTGGAGATTTTGGTAATGGGAAACTTGCAAGTCCTGAATCCATAGAAACTGAAATTGAAAGAATATTAAATGATAATAAAGAGATAAAGCAAGATTTAGCTGGAATGAAAATTTTAATAAGCGCTGGGCCGACAGTTGAAGCAATAGATCCAGTTAGATTTATAAGTAATAACTCAAGTGGGAAAATGGGCTATGCAATGGCAAAAGTAGCCAAGAGTAGAGGAGCAGATGTAACTTTAGTTTCTGGACCAGTAAACTTGGAAACTCCGGGAGGAATTAATGTTCTTAAAGTAAAAAGCGCTGAAGATATGTTCCAAGCTATCCAACGTAATTTATCAAGCGCAGATACTCTTATTATGACAGCTGCTGTAAGTGATTATAGAGTCAAGAATTTTAGTGAGAGCAAGATTAAGAAAAATGATGAAAGCCTTATCCTTGAACTTGAGAAAAATCCAGATATTTTAGCATGGGCAGGTGAGCATGCAGAAGCTGGAACTGTTCTCTGTGGTTTCGCAATGGAGACTGAAAATTTAATCGAAAATGCAAAAGATAAGTTAGAGAAGAAAGGTCTAGATCTAATAGTTGCAAACTCTTTAAATGAACAAGGTGCTGGATTTGGAACCGATACTAATATAGTAACTCTGATAGCTAAAGATTCTTTAGAACAACTAGAGATCATGAGTAAAGCTAAAGTTTCTGACAAAGTTTTAGACAAAGTCCTGAGTATATTCAAGAATAAAAAGGGTGAGTAAGGGGAAAAATAAATGTTATTAGCTATTGATGTTGGAAATACTAATATTTTCTTAGGTATTTATAAAGGTGAAGAGGTTCTGGATACATTTAGACTGAATAGTAAAAATGATAGAACTGCTGATGAGCTAGGATTACTTATCTTGGACCTATTGAGGTCATGCTCAGTGGATGCTAGTGAAATAAAAGGTGCAGTGTTAAGTAGTGTTGTTCCTCATCTTACAGAAAACCTAAAAATGACTTTGGAGAAATTCTTCGCTATAACTCCTGTCATTATAGGACCAGGGGTTAAAACAGGAATTAATATAGCAACAGACAATCCTAAGGAGGTTGGTGCAGATAGACTAGTAAATGTAGCTGCTGCTCACATGAAGTACAAAAAAGATTGTATTATTATTGATTTTGGTACTGCAACAACTTTTGACTATGTTGATAGAGACGGTAATTTTAAATATACAATAATTATGCCAGGTCTTAAATTAGCTGCTGATGCTCTATTTACAGGAACAGCTAAGTTACCAGATGTAGAGTTAGTAATTCCAGATTCGATTTTGGCATCTAATACAGTTGAAGGCATGCAAGTCGGTATTATGCATGGTTATCTTGGAGCAGTTAAGCATATAGTAGAGGAGCAAATTAAGACACTTAAGATTGATCCTCTAGTCATAGCTACTGGTGGAATATCAGATAAATTTGTAGAGAAGCTCGACATAATTGATTTGTATGATCCTAATTTAACCTTAGAAGGTATGAAATATATTTATAAGAAAACTTTAGGAATAAAAGGCGATCTAGATTAATAAATTTAATAAAGAAATGAAAAGCTCTAATCAAGTGCTTACTGCAAATGGTTAGAGCTTTTATTGTTTTTTACTATATTTCTTTGTTAATCTTTGGTTCTATTTTTCAGAACTTTCAGAATCATCTACTCTAGAAACTTCTATATCAGAGGATTTGTTTGCATAAATTGCCTCGTTATTATCTCCTGGTAGTTCTTCAAATTCTTCTTGTTCTTCATCAGCTAGAATTCTTCTTTTTAAAATGTAATAAACAATTAAGAGAATAATAAGCAATAGTAATAAACCAAAGATAACTAACATTGTTGGATCTAATTTAGCAAACAATGACTTGTTGCTATTTCCAGCATTCATATATGAATCATTGTTATTTATTAGAGCAGGACTGTCTTTATCTGTGCTAGTTTTTTCGGTGTTAGATTTTTCAGTCTTTTTAGTTTTATCTGCTTTATCATCCTTGTTTGTAGTGCTTGTTTTTGATGCATCATCATTTTTAGATGTTGTAGTTGTTTCCTCAGAATTAGACTCTTCCTCGTCAGCTTTAGTGCTACTTGGAGCACTATAATCTTCCAAATATGATCCAGCTAAGTAGGCAGTTTTGCCGTTGTAGTTGATTACATACCAGCCATTATCTGTTATGCCGATTACATCAACTACGGTACCTTTATCATAGGAACCTAGGTATGTACTTGATAGACTTGCATCTGAACGGATATCTAAATCTGAAGTTAAGATCATTTTTTTGTTAATGTCTCTGTAGTTTTTATCGTTGCTATCTTGTGACTTAGTACTAGTTGATTTGGTAGTTGGTTTTGTTTGAGTTGTACTCTTAGTAGTAGCTCTAGTAGTAGCTTTAGTAGTTGGTTTAGGTGTTGGCGCTGGGGTAGGTACTGGAGTTGGTGTTGGTGCAGGAGCGACTACGTTGACTGTAAAGGCTCTGTTTAAAACAGTCCTGTTTAGGTCAGCACTAATTAAGTCATAAGATATATTAATAGGTTTAGCACCTTCTGAAGAATAGCTGAAGTTTACAACATAAGTATGTGAAGTTGAAGAATTATTTGCTAAATCAGTAGTAATATTAAAAGAACTGCCTTGTTGATATACATTAGAATTAGGACCAGAAACTAATGTTGCATTTTCAACACCAGCAATGCTTATTCCAGCGCTGGCAAAATCGGCTCCTGAAATAGTCAAAGTTAAGGTTACAGTCTGGTTAGGCGCTACTTGATCAGCGCTGAGGCTAGCTGTTCCATCTGCTGCATTAACTTTAATACTAATGATTAAAATAGACATTAACATTAATATAGTTAGAAAAAGCGCTTTTGTTTTGTTTATTGTATTTGTTTTCATAATTAATCCTTTCTTTTATTCTTTAGTAGTCTATTAATTGCAAAAATTGCTAGTAAAGCAAGTATTATTATAATAGTAACTGTAAGAATTGGTTTGAAAATATTTGAATAATCAGTTGCAGATTCACTAGAATCTTTGGGAATTTCCACATTTAATGTAGATTCTTCAGTTGTAGTTTCTTTTGTCTCTACTGTGGTTGTTGATGTATGAGTAGCACTTGATTCCGAAGATGAGCTACTAGTGGAATCTAAATCAATCTTGCTAGTGGTTCCAACAGTCCCTAGGTTTTGTTCGCTTTGGACAGTGGAATCATTATTTCCAGAATTGTTATTAGAACTAGTGAAATTAGTTTCTACTTGATAGTATTTCAGCATTGTTCCTGGAATTCTATTTCCATAAGCATCAAAAAAACTAGAATTTGAAATTAAAATAGTAGCAACTCCTGGGTCTATAGCTCTTAAATTTACCTTTGCCAAAAGATTTTCATCAAATGGTATTGACCCATTCTGTGCACTAATTTCTAATATCCCTGGTTCAACAACTTTTGCTGTTGTATTTAAGCCAGAATAATCTACAAACTCAGTATCTAAATATTCAAAAGCTTCATTATTATAATTTATTCTTATCGAATATCCAGATGAATATACCGCAGTTCTCCCGTAAACTTCAATTACTACACTATTTGAATTTTCTTCTGTTTTAGGCTTTAAGTCTACTACAGCGGACTGTGCATTTAGGTTGACATCACTTAAACCAATAGCTAGAAGAAACACTAATATAGAAGTAATAATTATTTTATTAATATTATTAATTTTATTTTTTGAAAATGTCATTTGTTTCTTTCTAAGATTGTTTTATCTTTCTTCTTCCTAAAATATGATAGTTAATGAGGGTAAAATCCATCATTGTAATTTTTCCATCTTTATCAATATCAGCACGAACAAATTCTTCCGGAGAAAGTTTACGTCTTCCTAATATATGATAATTAATGAGAGTGAAGTCCATCATTGTAATTTGATTATCGTTGTCCACATCTCCTAACATATAACTACCAGATGTTGTAGGTGTTGGCGTAGGTTTAGCTGTTGGTTTAGGTGTAGGGGCAGCTGTTGGCTTAGGTGTAGGAGCAGGTGTTGGTTTAGGAGTAGGGGTAGGGGTTGGAGAAGGCTGATTGCTACGGCTTGTAATTTCTTGTGTAGGAGGATAAGCAATAATATAGCCTTCCTTTTTTCCGTAACGTATTCTATACCATTGATTAGTGTAGCCTTCTGTATATGTACCTGCTACACGTTCTAATATTTCGATACTATTGCCTGGATTGATTACTTCAATTCCATTATCATCTGCTGCTGCCGGATAACTTCTTAACCAGAATGCAGATTTAAGGAGCATTTTATCTCCAGCATTTGCATATGGTTTAGCTTTTGTTAATTCAAATTCAGATAAGTTAGTTCCATTATTTGGAGCTGAGCTTTGCAATACTGGAACAGAGTCATAGTATCTATTACCAGGGTCAGCATATGCAGTATTTGTCATATCTTGATATACAGGAATTAGGAACACAGATGGTTCGCTTAATGTTCCTGATTTGGCATATGTTTGATATTGAACCTGTGCCTCGGTAACAGGTGCTACTACACTTGTCATATATTGATGACCAATTCTTGAAGGAATTTGACTCTTTGGCCAGCGCATATTGAATTTGAAGTAGTAGTTGTTATTTTGTTTTGCGTTAATATAAGAGCTTAAAATAAATGTTAGTCCACCATAGATAGCTTTGTATTGACTATCCCAAGGAATCATGAGAGCTTCACGTCTCTCTGGACTTACGTTATATCCCATAGCATAAAGAATACCGTTTAACTGAGGATTGGAGCCATCATAAGCACCAATGTTAAATACGTTATAGTAAGGTTTACTTAGATCTGGATTAAAGCTAGGATCTCCAAGTGCTTTAATAATTTCAGGAGTAGCTCTTAGTGTCCCTTTAGCTGAAGAGCTAATAGTATTTCCAACCCTAACTTCCGTTAAAATTCTGGTACCTACAAAAATTGGGTTAACCCTGTGATCTTTAGATGCTTGAATAATTGCTGGGATCATGTTGAGAAGATCTTGGTTTCCTGCAAACATAATCTCTAGTCTTCTTTCGGCAGGAACATAATCAACTTCACCGAGTTTTTCAAACATAAATACATATTTTTCTGTAAGCCAGTTTCTTGGATCCATGACAAAAGCAATGGTATCCCAGCTTGCTGCGTACCAACCACCAGCATCATACATTCTGCTGTAGTTATAATCTCTATAATCTCCGTAATATCCAGGGACTAAGTTTCTACCTGCATATGATTTTTGTTGATTCACAGCATACTCTAGACTGAAATCATGGTACTCAGGCTCAAATTGCCATGAAGGATATTTATTGTGCAAAGCATTCAAAGATTTGTGGTATGAAGGTGGGAATGAGTTAAGAACCTTCTCCCATTCTGCATCAGTATATGCAGAATTACCTGGGGCAGTTCCAGGATTTGATGGATCTGTCGGTACAGGTGTTGGGATAGGCGTTTCAGGGCTTGGTGTTGATTTAGATGTGATCTTATGATAAGTATCATGACAAAGATAAGCAGTACCACCCAAGAAAGTAACTTTATACCAAACATTTCCAGTATATGATGAAAGTGAATATTGTCCACCATTTGTTACTTCCAAAACAGTTACTTTGTCACCAGATTCTAAGTATCCTGTGGTGGCATAATTTGTTCCAGGACCTGAACGTACCCTATAGGTAGCAACAACAGTTATTTCATCGCCTTTATTTGCATAATTCTCTGCATGTACAGTTAATGAAGGTAATGATAGAAATGTCAAAACAATAGCCAAAAACAAAGCTAAATACTTGACGGTTGATTTTTCCCCAGTAGTATTATTATGGTTTTCTCCTAGATTATTCATAAAATCTAATCCTCCAAATAAGAAGAAGAGCAAAGGGCATACTTCTTCAAAATAACTTATTAACTAATTGTAAAGCATTATATCATCTAACCCCTACGAATAACAATTTATAAGGCTCATTTAAAGTGAATTTATAGTAATTGTTTACAATTAGAAAAAAGTTAGTATTCTTTGGCTCATCATTTTATAAAAATTAAATATATTATTATGTGAAAATGAAATCTTTTTTTAGCATATGGTAATAAATTCAAATATGTTAAAATTGATTTTGATAAATAAACATAAATTTGTCGAATGATTAAGGGATTTATAATCTTAGAAGAGAGGACCAAAATGAACATTAAATCTATGGCTATAGGATCTGATCACAGTGGAGTAGCTTTGAAAGCTTTTATCAGCGAAGAATTAGAAAAACTAGGTATTAAAGTCTTGGATTGTGGTACAAACTCTGAAGCATCAGTAGACTATCCAGATATTGCTAAGGCTACTTGCGCGAAAGTAATTGATGGAGAGGCAGATTCTGGAATTTTAATTTGTGGTACAGGTATAGGAATTTGCATTTCAGCTAATAAGTTAAAAGGTGTTAGAGCAGCTCAAGTTTCTGATGAATATTCTGCAAAAATGGCCAGAAAACATAACGATGCTAATGTGATATGTCTTGGTGCTCGTACAATTGGCCCTGATTTAGCTTGGGATATTGTAAAAGCTTACTTGCAAGAGGATTATGAAGGCGGTCGTCACAATCGTCGATTAGATAAAATTAGAGAGCTGGAGGAAAATTAATATCAAGCTTTAAGTTAGTTCATTAGTTTTCTATTATTAGTTATGACAAAAAATGAGATTAAAGACGTATTAGGATTTTGGTATAGCAAGGAAAGATTCAAGTCTGTTTATCCAGGAGCAGAGGAGATTATTTCTGATGAGTCAGAGGCTTTGCCATGGGATAGCGAGGGAAACTCTGATGCTTACATGGTGTTTGGTGGTAAGATTAGTAATTCTAGAATTGACTCTTTATTAGACCCAGATAGTGATATCGCTAAGACCTTTGATAATAGTAAAGAATATTCTTCAATCTATATCTTCTCTGTCAATCAAAGTGGCAATTACAAAAAAGGTAGTTTTAGAATTAATAATTATTTGTATTTATTTTCTAGAATTTTACTAAACAAGAACTTAAATGAATTGGAATTTGAAATTGCTTCAATTAACGAGCAAATTGATTCTGAGATAAGTAGAGCCAATCCAAAAATAACCACAGAACTTCTTGAGAATTTAAATAAGAGTTTAGGAAGATTGATTTTCAACGATAAAGTCGAAGAAATAGATGGGTTGAATTTAAGCTCATTTGCAATAATAAATGGCTATAGTTTAGCTAGTCAAAAACATAAATCGCAGAAACTTAATTTCTTAAGAAAAGCAATTAATGAGGTTGAAAAAACTGATACGCTTTACCAATATATTGAAAAAGGTCTTACAGGACAATTTGATATTTTAAACGTTGATGATCTGGATTATTGGGATGAAAATCTTAATCCTAAAGCATATCCAAAGTCAGCCTGGCCACGTAAGACTCTTCCGAATGCTAGTCAGCAGTGGATTATTAATGATTTTTCTAATACAGATAGCGGAAGTATTAAATCATACAATGCTCAAAGATATAGTCACAGAAGTCTAATTGTAGAAAACTATATAGCGCAAAGTCTTGAAGAGAAGGCAGATTATCTTTTGAAATTAAAGAAACCTGCTGATGCATTTGCTATGTCTAGATTTTCTTATCCACCACAAAACAATTCAGCCAATTATTATAATCCTGAAAACAACTTGAGCAGGCATAATATGATTTTAACCGGAGTTGATAGAGAAAAGTTAAAATCAATTGTTTCAGAAATAATAGAGGCTGAATCTTTGAGTGTAGATAATAGCAGTACCAGCTACTTTGATTTGCAACGTAATAAAGAAATTTATTTAACTGAAGTAATCAATAAGTATAATGAAGAAACAGCATATATGAACAAACCTGCTTGGGGAGCTGCTGCAGTTTATGTAGAGACAAGGGCTGATTTGCAGTTACTAGTAGATTTGCTTATAGAGTATATGGATGATAATAGATTTTATTTTGACAAAGAAAATCCTCAATTTTACTTACCAGAGTTTAAAGCTGTTCAAGATGATTATTTCAATTCAAAGAAGGAAGCGATAAAAGCACTAGAAAAGAACGAGGAAGTTTATAAAAGTGCATCTATTTTTAACCATAAATTAGAAAAAGTTGAAAAAATACAAAAGCATATTGAAAATATTGAGCATAAATTGCTCAAGTTAGAAGAGCAGAAAAATGACTTGGATAATTCACTCTTTTTAAATGAAGATAAGCTTCTCTCAAGAAAATATGAGCTGGATGAGATAGAGAAGAATGTTAATTTCTGGCAAAAATTATTATATAAATTCCTGAAAATTGGGGAAGAAGCCAAAGCTCTTGCAGAAGCTGAAGAGAATCTCGAAAAGAATGAAATAGAGATTCAAAATATAAAAGATCAGCAAGATGAACTTGTTAAGACTGTTCACGGTCTAGAAGCAAAAAT
Above is a window of Fastidiosipila sanguinis DNA encoding:
- a CDS encoding NUDIX hydrolase, coding for MALTTVTYIRNQNKILMLHRVKELNDFNEGKWLGVGGHLELGETPHEAALREIKEETGISIDEIILQGIVTFVYPNKETDYIFVYRADTETTETIITSEGVLQWIPVDEIMNLNLWEGDLLFLPYVLDQSDKIFSVKVIYDENGNLENYRFD
- a CDS encoding ECF transporter S component, with the protein product MLERDLRKQKLEKLTLFSVLTAIQLLLFFTPLGFLPIGALSLTTLHLPVIIVSVILGPVYGLASGFIFGLLSFLRNTFAPGLTSFVFSPFISYGIIRGNFWSLVICFVPRMLLGLIPAALLKLFNLRNKRRYSKSWKAAIVAFSATFAHTFLVLSGIFLFFGDAYASVLNKTKDAIFVLLGTTIFTNGVLEAFLAAFVLFAFTKIYYEYLRKEDNYG
- the coaBC gene encoding bifunctional phosphopantothenoylcysteine decarboxylase/phosphopantothenate--cysteine ligase CoaBC; the protein is MANILLGISGGIAIFKVAQLVSNLSKKHQVKVIMTDNALKFMSTEVFEALTKNKVYTDVFSPYIEDEEYKISHIELAKWADVFVLAPATGNLIGKMASGIADDLLSTCLLASRSPILLCPAMNTYMLNNPATRENLEKLIQREVNVMETESGDLACGDFGNGKLASPESIETEIERILNDNKEIKQDLAGMKILISAGPTVEAIDPVRFISNNSSGKMGYAMAKVAKSRGADVTLVSGPVNLETPGGINVLKVKSAEDMFQAIQRNLSSADTLIMTAAVSDYRVKNFSESKIKKNDESLILELEKNPDILAWAGEHAEAGTVLCGFAMETENLIENAKDKLEKKGLDLIVANSLNEQGAGFGTDTNIVTLIAKDSLEQLEIMSKAKVSDKVLDKVLSIFKNKKGE
- a CDS encoding type III pantothenate kinase — encoded protein: MLLAIDVGNTNIFLGIYKGEEVLDTFRLNSKNDRTADELGLLILDLLRSCSVDASEIKGAVLSSVVPHLTENLKMTLEKFFAITPVIIGPGVKTGINIATDNPKEVGADRLVNVAAAHMKYKKDCIIIDFGTATTFDYVDRDGNFKYTIIMPGLKLAADALFTGTAKLPDVELVIPDSILASNTVEGMQVGIMHGYLGAVKHIVEEQIKTLKIDPLVIATGGISDKFVEKLDIIDLYDPNLTLEGMKYIYKKTLGIKGDLD
- a CDS encoding SH3 domain-containing protein, with protein sequence MKTNTINKTKALFLTILMLMSILIISIKVNAADGTASLSADQVAPNQTVTLTLTISGADFASAGISIAGVENATLVSGPNSNVYQQGSSFNITTDLANNSSTSHTYVVNFSYSSEGAKPINISYDLISADLNRTVLNRAFTVNVVAPAPTPTPVPTPAPTPKPTTKATTRATTKSTTQTKPTTKSTSTKSQDSNDKNYRDINKKMILTSDLDIRSDASLSSTYLGSYDKGTVVDVIGITDNGWYVINYNGKTAYLAGSYLEDYSAPSSTKADEEESNSEETTTTSKNDDASKTSTTNKDDKADKTKKTEKSNTEKTSTDKDSPALINNNDSYMNAGNSNKSLFAKLDPTMLVIFGLLLLLIILLIVYYILKRRILADEEQEEFEELPGDNNEAIYANKSSDIEVSRVDDSESSEK
- a CDS encoding SH3 domain-containing protein; the protein is MNNLGENHNNTTGEKSTVKYLALFLAIVLTFLSLPSLTVHAENYANKGDEITVVATYRVRSGPGTNYATTGYLESGDKVTVLEVTNGGQYSLSSYTGNVWYKVTFLGGTAYLCHDTYHKITSKSTPSPETPIPTPVPTDPSNPGTAPGNSAYTDAEWEKVLNSFPPSYHKSLNALHNKYPSWQFEPEYHDFSLEYAVNQQKSYAGRNLVPGYYGDYRDYNYSRMYDAGGWYAASWDTIAFVMDPRNWLTEKYVFMFEKLGEVDYVPAERRLEIMFAGNQDLLNMIPAIIQASKDHRVNPIFVGTRILTEVRVGNTISSSAKGTLRATPEIIKALGDPSFNPDLSKPYYNVFNIGAYDGSNPQLNGILYAMGYNVSPERREALMIPWDSQYKAIYGGLTFILSSYINAKQNNNYYFKFNMRWPKSQIPSRIGHQYMTSVVAPVTEAQVQYQTYAKSGTLSEPSVFLIPVYQDMTNTAYADPGNRYYDSVPVLQSSAPNNGTNLSEFELTKAKPYANAGDKMLLKSAFWLRSYPAAADDNGIEVINPGNSIEILERVAGTYTEGYTNQWYRIRYGKKEGYIIAYPPTQEITSRSNQPSPTPTPTPKPTPAPTPKPTAAPTPKPTAKPTPTPTTSGSYMLGDVDNDNQITMMDFTLINYHILGRRKLSPEEFVRADIDKDGKITMMDFTLINYHILGRRKIKQS
- the rpiB gene encoding ribose 5-phosphate isomerase B; translation: MNIKSMAIGSDHSGVALKAFISEELEKLGIKVLDCGTNSEASVDYPDIAKATCAKVIDGEADSGILICGTGIGICISANKLKGVRAAQVSDEYSAKMARKHNDANVICLGARTIGPDLAWDIVKAYLQEDYEGGRHNRRLDKIRELEEN